CCAGCCCAGACCGTCGCCTGAATGACCGCTTTTTCATCTTTTAATGAAAAATATTGATGGTTGGGACGTTTTCGGAAATTGGAGACCTGCCCTGTCAGATAAACCCTTTCCAAATAGGGATCCTTATCAAATTTTAATTTCAAATATTTGGTCAAACTTGATACGGATAAATAGTTGGACATAGGAACTCCTTTCTGCAGAATATGATCAAGTTTAATTATATCAAAAAACACCAAAAAAGGCTGGCAGACAAAGCGAAATCATGAATTTCCTTTCTCTACAAGCCTCATTTTATTCAAGACACTTTCTACTGGTCTATTTTAAACCAGCTTCCTTATTTTTCACACTTCTCTAACCGTTCAATAAAGGAGCTAAGAAGTGCTTGGGGTTCCCCTTCATTTGGATAGGTATAACTAATATAAAAGACTGTTTTTTCCTCTTCAACCAGCGGAATTTTGACAAGATTTGGATATTCAGGAAAGAGAGTCAGATCGGTCATGAGACCAATTCCCAAATTTTCTTCGATGAACACAAATCCTATTTAGGATACAACAAAAGAGGCTGGGACAAAAGTCCTAGCCTCTCAATTATTTTTGGATTGTCGAGCAAGACGCAGTGGTTGAGTGGGCTCTACTACGCTGATTTCATCAGCTTTTACAGCCCTACTCAACTGTGCGGAGGTGGGACGACGAAATCGAATTCTAACGAATTACCGATTTCTGTCCCACTCTCTTTATTCTTTAGGAG
The Streptococcus parasanguinis genome window above contains:
- a CDS encoding malolactic fermentation system transcriptional activator gives rise to the protein MFIEENLGIGLMTDLTLFPEYPNLVKIPLVEEEKTVFYISYTYPNEGEPQALLSSFIERLEKCEK